In the genome of Phocoena sinus isolate mPhoSin1 chromosome 15, mPhoSin1.pri, whole genome shotgun sequence, the window AAGAAATTGccgaggaagaggaggaggaaggggaagccaCACATGAGCACCTGGGGGAGGAATCGGGGTCAGGACAGAAGCCAGGCCTGGCCCTCCCGGCGTCCTCTCCAGGGGCCCAGCTCACCTGCCACTCCTTGCACTCTGGGTCCCGGGCCAGGTTGAACAACGTCAGCGCGTTGAAAAGCTGCCAGAACTGGGAGGGAGGGCGGTTTTTACACACAGTCCCTGCTCGAATCAGAGCCGGGGACAGACAGCCCGATGGACAGGGACAGAGGTACAACTTACGTGtccaaagaagaggaagggcagCAGGAAGGTGAGGCCCCGCCACATCCAGGACTGGAAGCCCTCTGCAGGGACCACAACCAGGACAGAGACGACCCCATCACTCAGACCCAGGTCAAGAGGAAAGGACTTTGCCCTTCCAGCTCCCCCGTCAGGATTCCAGAGAGGGGCGGCCACGCCCGACTCACCCACAGTGAGGTCCATGGTGTGCCTCTCGCCCAGGGCCCGCAGGCGGTACAGACAGCCACTCTGGTAGTAATACTGGAGGAACTGCACGAAGCCTGGAGGGCGGGGGGACATCAGGACTGGGCTGGAGTCCCAAGTCTCTTTCCCGCCCCTCCTAGGGGGGCCGGTCCTAAGCTCAGCAGGACCTCTGAGACACTCACTCTGGTACATGGAGAAGGACAGGAACTGGTTCCGGAACTTCTGGTACATGAGGCCGTCGGGCCTaaggcagagagcagaggaaggggTCAGGGCTCGGGGATGccacctctccctgccctgctcccccagAGACCCTAGGACCAAGCTGGGCCACTCACCATGTCAGCATGACTCCTGACAGGAACGTGGACACGTAATGATGGAAAACCCACCAGCCTTTGATCCTGCGTCAGGAAGCCACCGTCACTCCTGTCCCCTCAGCCCCCAGGATCAGTGCTCCGGGACAGGAAGTGGGAAGAAACCAGTCCCCCAGCCAGTTCCCGCTTCTCAGAGGGCCACGGCACCCGCCGCCCCCACCCCGCTTTCTAGGGCAGCTCCAGtgtcactcccccacccccacccccaggagccaGGCTCCGGGCCTCGCCCACCGGGAGCCGTTGTTGATGAGGATGCTCTCACGGATGGTCAGGGTGCAATAATACCAGACCAGCAGGAAGTTGAAGGCAGCGTCTGTCACCCTAGGGAGGGGTACAGACGGTTGGTGCCAGAGCCTGGAGAGGGCACAGGGTCCAGCCCCGTGCAGCAGGACACCCACCTGGAGTTGAGGAGGAAGCGGCAGGTGAAGgagatgaggatgaggatgatgGTGAGGTAGAGCTTGAACTTCTCGTACTCGTCTTTGTAGGCAAACCTGGGGAGGAGCGAGGGGTACACACTCATGGGACAGGCTGGGATGATGGCAGGGCCCACCCACGCCTCTGGACACACTGCTGTGGTGGCATGGGGCCAGCATGGGGGAGCAGTCCCTGAACCCCAAGCTTAGCCGGGGAAGCTGGGGCAGACTGgaaggggcctggggcaggggacgGGGAGTAGGGTTGAGACCCCGCCCACGACAACAAATTACTTAGCCTGCTTGCTCAGGAGTGTCACGTTGACATTGCCCAGAACCAGGCTCAGATACAACCTGCGGGAGGGAACACCAGGTGAGGAGAGGTAGCCTTCAGCCCCAAGTCCACCGCAGCAACCCACACCTGTGACCACACCACCCTCCTCCCAACCCAAAAGGGCCTCCTCGGAAACCCTGGCTATATTCTGACCCCTGAGCGCCCAGTCTCCCACCCACAAGGACCCTCTCCCTCACTGAGGCTCCCAGGCCCTCCTGACCCTGGTCTCCCTTCCCGAGCCAGCTGAGTCACCAAGCCCTCCTCCATAACACGGAACCACTTTCTTGCCAATCCTTGCATTGCCATCACCCCACCATCTAAGCTTGTCTCGTCCTTCTCTGCCAGAGGAACTCCGTGAGGTGACTGAAAGCTACAGTCGCGTATTAAGCAGCTGTTCCCACATGGGCTCTTGTTCACACTCGAGCCGTATgcacaggctcagaggggttCAGGGACTTGCCTGAGGCAGCGAAGAGATTATGGGGCACAGCGGGGACTGGGACCAGGCTGCCTCTCAGCATCGCCACGGGCTCCCTCTCCCATTCTCAGCAGTGGCCTTGTCCAACCCTCTCCCAAATCCTCCATCCTGTCTCCGTCCGGGCAGGTGACATCTCCCCTGCCTGCCTCCTCACCCTCATCTCTGCACCCCCTCATCCCAGAAAACAAGGGCCTATACCCACCCTTTCCCAcctccccagggacttccctccaTTGTTCAGTGCACCTCTTCTGGgtccctccctctgctggccCACCTCTCAGCAGGTAGATATGCTCAAGTCTTTCCTATGTAcaaagttacacacacacactcaaacaaaAGCCACTCCTCAACTCTCACGCCAAGTCCTAGCCACCGGTTTCTCGTTGCCAGTTTCTCCTTCCACTCACAGCCAAGCTTCTGAAGCAAGGCCTAAACTTGGCTGTATCCTCAGCTCTTCTGTCATCCCCAGTATCAACTTCCACCCCTACGCTCCTGTGAAGCGGTTCTCTCCAAGGTCACCCTGACTTCCAGGAAACATTTCCCCTTCTGTATTGCATCTGACTGCCTCCCACGCTGCCCCGGGCCGACTGATCGGAGGCTACTGGCCGGGCCTCCCTTCCTTGCCTTCTGGAACACGCTCTCTCCCGGTGGTCTTGCTGCCTGGGGTCTCTGCGGGATTGTTTTCCCTAAGCCTAGGCTTCTGCCGTGTCCTCTGCTGTGTCTGCAGCTGATCTAAGTGCGTGACTGACCTGTCACTCTCCCGTGCCCACGGGGCCAGAGGGAAGCTCTGCAGGCTGGCTCCCCCTCTGGTCTCATGGCCACCTCTCACCTCCTACTGTGAGCTATGGCCGTGACGCCTACTATTTCCGCCTTCCCGTGTCTGCCTGGCTCACTCCTCTTTATCCTTATGACTCAGCTCGGGCATCACCTACTCCAGGAGGCTTTCTCCGACCTCCCAAGTGGTTAGGTACCCCTCACTGTGCTCCCCCCATTCCCCATACTTCCCCCACAAAGCACTCATTGCAGTGAGCTGTCACTGTCACTCAGACTGTCTGTCCCTGAGCTAGGACTGTGTCTGACTGATCAGCCCAGAGCGGGTGCAGGAAGCCAAGCAGAGGAGGACAGCGCTTCAGGCCTCCCTCTCAGAAATGGCTGTGAACTGAGCTGGGGGAGGAACCTCACCCGTTCTGCTTGGGCAAGTAGGCCTCCATATCAAAGAAAAGGCCTTGGCGCTCCTTGATCTGGTTCTCCAGCTCCTGCGCAGCTTTCTCGGCCTCTGACGGGAGGGAGGGTTTACATCTGCAGGTGCGGCCACAGAAGCCAGAGTCAGGACAGGGGACCCCCACGTGTGAATCACACCTGACGCCTGCACAGCAGGAGAGCAAAGGCAACCCAGGGAGGGGAGAAGCCACGCCCAGGGACATCTGGGAGTCAGTGCCAGCGCCCCACCCCCCCGGGTGACACATGCACCCGCAGTCCGAGGCCACAGGGTATGGGGGCGGGTACGATGAGGTACGGGCGGGCATGGGGGACATGGGGACAGGCCCTAACTTCTTCAGGACAAGGGCC includes:
- the TMEM120A gene encoding transmembrane protein 120A isoform X1; this encodes MHPPPPGPLGDCLRDWEELQQDFHGIQETHRLYRLRLEELTKLQNNCTSSITRQKRRLQELALVLKKCKPSLPSEAEKAAQELENQIKERQGLFFDMEAYLPKQNGLYLSLVLGNVNVTLLSKQAKFAYKDEYEKFKLYLTIILILISFTCRFLLNSRVTDAAFNFLLVWYYCTLTIRESILINNGSRIKGWWVFHHYVSTFLSGVMLTWPDGLMYQKFRNQFLSFSMYQSFVQFLQYYYQSGCLYRLRALGERHTMDLTVEGFQSWMWRGLTFLLPFLFFGHFWQLFNALTLFNLARDPECKEWQVLMCGFPFLLLFLGNFFTTLRVVHQKFHNQQHGSKKE
- the TMEM120A gene encoding transmembrane protein 120A isoform X2 produces the protein MHPPPPGPLGDCLRDWEELQQDFHGIQETHRLYRLRLEELTKLQNNCTSSITRQKRRLQELALVLKKCKPSLPSEAEKAAQELENQIKERQGLFFDMEAYLPKQNGLYLSLVLGNVNVTLLSKQAKFAYKDEYEKFKLYLTIILILISFTCRFLLNSRVTDAAFNFLLVWYYCTLTIRESILINNGSRIKGWWVFHHYVSTFLSGVMLTWPDGLMYQKFRNQFLSFSMYQSFVQFLQYYYQSGCLYRLRALGERHTMDLTVEGFQSWMWRGLTFLLPFLFFGHFWQLFNALTLFNLARDPECKEWQKFHNQQHGSKKE